The proteins below come from a single Poecilia reticulata strain Guanapo linkage group LG5, Guppy_female_1.0+MT, whole genome shotgun sequence genomic window:
- the mitfa gene encoding melanocyte inducing transcription factor a isoform X4, whose translation MPPGAAGSAPNSPMALLTLGTNCEKEMDDVIDDIISLESSYNEDVLGMMDPALQINNQLPVSGSLMDVYNNPGLPLPGIAVGNACAPNIKREFTAPGMKQVLDKSGSCGQFESYQRSDGFPVEAEVRALAKERQKKDNHNLIERRRRFNINDRIKELGTLIPKSNDPDMRWNKGTILKASVDYIRKLQREQERAKELDCRQRKLEHANRHLMLRIQELEIQARAHGLTVVPSPSLCTSELMARAIKQEPVLGDCPSELYQHNCTPDMSPPTTLDLNNGTITFDHMPADAGDSAHYGSSRTCKMKELVRDNSLGPVSPSDPLLSSMSPDVSNPVSGRHSSSSSSSMEEKDHGC comes from the exons ATGCCGCCCGGGGCCGCCGGCAGCGCCCCCAACAGTCCCATGGCCCTGCTCACCCTGGGCACCAACTGCGAAAAAGAA ATGGACGACGTCATCGACGACATCATCAGCCTGGAGTCGAGTTACAACGAGGACGTCCTGGGAATGATGGACCCCGCTCTGCAAATCAACAACCAG CTGCCAGTGTCTGGTAGTTTGATGGACGTGTACAACAACCCAGGGCTTCCCCTGCCGGGCATCGCCGTCGGCAACGCATGCGCACCCAACATCAAAAGGGAATTCACAG CTCCCGGCATGAAGCAAGTTCTGGACAAGTCTGGATCCTGTGGCCAGTTTGAAAGCTATCAGAGGTCAGACGGCTTTCCAGTAG AGGCTGAAGTTCGCGCTCTGGCTAAAGAGAGACAAAAGAAGGACAATCACAACCTGA TCGAGCGAAGACGGAGGTTCAACATCAACGATCGCATCAAAGAGCTGGGAACCTTAATACCCAAGTCGAATGACCC AGACATGCGCTGGAATAAGGGCACCATTCTGAAGGCCTCCGTGGATTACATCAGGAAGCTGCAGCGGGAGCAGGAGAGGGCCAAGGAGCTGGACTGCAGGCAGAGGAAGCTGGAGCACGCCAACCGCCACCTGATGCTGAGGATACAG GAGCTGGAGATCCAGGCCCGGGCTCACGGCCTGACCGTCGTGCCGTCCCCGTCGCTCTGCACATCCGAGCTGATGGCGCGGGCCATCAAGCAGGAGCCCGTCCTCGGGGACTGTCCGTCCGAGCTCTACCAGCACAACTGCACCCCGGACATGTCCCCTCCGACCACGCTGGACCTCAACAACGGCACCATCACCTTCGACCACATGCCCGCCGACGCCGGTGACTCGGCCCACTACGGGAGCTCCAGGACGTGTAAAATGAAGGAGCTGGTCAGGGACAACAGCCTGGGACCGGTTTCCCCCAGCGACCCGCTGCTGTCCTCCATGTCGCCTGACGTTTCAAACCCCGTCAGCGGCCGCcacagctccagctccagctccagcatGGAGGAGAAAGACCATGGATGTTAG
- the mitfa gene encoding melanocyte inducing transcription factor a isoform X3 — MEVLKVQSHLESPNKYHIQPAQRQQVRQYLSSSLGGKAGSQPPEHSMPPGAAGSAPNSPMALLTLGTNCEKEMDDVIDDIISLESSYNEDVLGMMDPALQINNQLPVSGSLMDVYNNPGLPLPGIAVGNACAPNIKREFTAPGMKQVLDKSGSCGQFESYQRSDGFPVEAEVRALAKERQKKDNHNLIERRRRFNINDRIKELGTLIPKSNDPDMRWNKGTILKASVDYIRKLQREQERAKELDCRQRKLEHANRHLMLRIQELEIQARAHGLTVVPSPSLCTSELMARAIKQEPVLGDCPSELYQHNCTPDMSPPTTLDLNNGTITFDHMPADAGDSAHYGSSRTCKMKELVRDNSLGPVSPSDPLLSSMSPDVSNPVSGRHSSSSSSSMEEKDHGC; from the exons GTGCAGTCCCACCTGGAAAGTCCGAACAAGTACCACATCCAGCCGGCTCAGAGGCAGCAGGTGAGGCAGTACCTGTCCTCCAGTCTGGGCGGGAAAGCCGGCAGCCAGCCGCCCGAGCACAGCATGCCGCCCGGGGCCGCCGGCAGCGCCCCCAACAGTCCCATGGCCCTGCTCACCCTGGGCACCAACTGCGAAAAAGAA ATGGACGACGTCATCGACGACATCATCAGCCTGGAGTCGAGTTACAACGAGGACGTCCTGGGAATGATGGACCCCGCTCTGCAAATCAACAACCAG CTGCCAGTGTCTGGTAGTTTGATGGACGTGTACAACAACCCAGGGCTTCCCCTGCCGGGCATCGCCGTCGGCAACGCATGCGCACCCAACATCAAAAGGGAATTCACAG CTCCCGGCATGAAGCAAGTTCTGGACAAGTCTGGATCCTGTGGCCAGTTTGAAAGCTATCAGAGGTCAGACGGCTTTCCAGTAG AGGCTGAAGTTCGCGCTCTGGCTAAAGAGAGACAAAAGAAGGACAATCACAACCTGA TCGAGCGAAGACGGAGGTTCAACATCAACGATCGCATCAAAGAGCTGGGAACCTTAATACCCAAGTCGAATGACCC AGACATGCGCTGGAATAAGGGCACCATTCTGAAGGCCTCCGTGGATTACATCAGGAAGCTGCAGCGGGAGCAGGAGAGGGCCAAGGAGCTGGACTGCAGGCAGAGGAAGCTGGAGCACGCCAACCGCCACCTGATGCTGAGGATACAG GAGCTGGAGATCCAGGCCCGGGCTCACGGCCTGACCGTCGTGCCGTCCCCGTCGCTCTGCACATCCGAGCTGATGGCGCGGGCCATCAAGCAGGAGCCCGTCCTCGGGGACTGTCCGTCCGAGCTCTACCAGCACAACTGCACCCCGGACATGTCCCCTCCGACCACGCTGGACCTCAACAACGGCACCATCACCTTCGACCACATGCCCGCCGACGCCGGTGACTCGGCCCACTACGGGAGCTCCAGGACGTGTAAAATGAAGGAGCTGGTCAGGGACAACAGCCTGGGACCGGTTTCCCCCAGCGACCCGCTGCTGTCCTCCATGTCGCCTGACGTTTCAAACCCCGTCAGCGGCCGCcacagctccagctccagctccagcatGGAGGAGAAAGACCATGGATGTTAG
- the mitfa gene encoding melanocyte inducing transcription factor a isoform X2, translated as MLEMLEYSHYQVQSHLESPNKYHIQPAQRQQVRQYLSSSLGGKAGSQPPEHSMPPGAAGSAPNSPMALLTLGTNCEKEMDDVIDDIISLESSYNEDVLGMMDPALQINNQLPVSGSLMDVYNNPGLPLPGIAVGNACAPNIKREFTAPGMKQVLDKSGSCGQFESYQRSDGFPVEAEVRALAKERQKKDNHNLIERRRRFNINDRIKELGTLIPKSNDPDMRWNKGTILKASVDYIRKLQREQERAKELDCRQRKLEHANRHLMLRIQELEIQARAHGLTVVPSPSLCTSELMARAIKQEPVLGDCPSELYQHNCTPDMSPPTTLDLNNGTITFDHMPADAGDSAHYGSSRTCKMKELVRDNSLGPVSPSDPLLSSMSPDVSNPVSGRHSSSSSSSMEEKDHGC; from the exons ATGCTGGAGATGCTTGAATACAGCCACTATCAG GTGCAGTCCCACCTGGAAAGTCCGAACAAGTACCACATCCAGCCGGCTCAGAGGCAGCAGGTGAGGCAGTACCTGTCCTCCAGTCTGGGCGGGAAAGCCGGCAGCCAGCCGCCCGAGCACAGCATGCCGCCCGGGGCCGCCGGCAGCGCCCCCAACAGTCCCATGGCCCTGCTCACCCTGGGCACCAACTGCGAAAAAGAA ATGGACGACGTCATCGACGACATCATCAGCCTGGAGTCGAGTTACAACGAGGACGTCCTGGGAATGATGGACCCCGCTCTGCAAATCAACAACCAG CTGCCAGTGTCTGGTAGTTTGATGGACGTGTACAACAACCCAGGGCTTCCCCTGCCGGGCATCGCCGTCGGCAACGCATGCGCACCCAACATCAAAAGGGAATTCACAG CTCCCGGCATGAAGCAAGTTCTGGACAAGTCTGGATCCTGTGGCCAGTTTGAAAGCTATCAGAGGTCAGACGGCTTTCCAGTAG AGGCTGAAGTTCGCGCTCTGGCTAAAGAGAGACAAAAGAAGGACAATCACAACCTGA TCGAGCGAAGACGGAGGTTCAACATCAACGATCGCATCAAAGAGCTGGGAACCTTAATACCCAAGTCGAATGACCC AGACATGCGCTGGAATAAGGGCACCATTCTGAAGGCCTCCGTGGATTACATCAGGAAGCTGCAGCGGGAGCAGGAGAGGGCCAAGGAGCTGGACTGCAGGCAGAGGAAGCTGGAGCACGCCAACCGCCACCTGATGCTGAGGATACAG GAGCTGGAGATCCAGGCCCGGGCTCACGGCCTGACCGTCGTGCCGTCCCCGTCGCTCTGCACATCCGAGCTGATGGCGCGGGCCATCAAGCAGGAGCCCGTCCTCGGGGACTGTCCGTCCGAGCTCTACCAGCACAACTGCACCCCGGACATGTCCCCTCCGACCACGCTGGACCTCAACAACGGCACCATCACCTTCGACCACATGCCCGCCGACGCCGGTGACTCGGCCCACTACGGGAGCTCCAGGACGTGTAAAATGAAGGAGCTGGTCAGGGACAACAGCCTGGGACCGGTTTCCCCCAGCGACCCGCTGCTGTCCTCCATGTCGCCTGACGTTTCAAACCCCGTCAGCGGCCGCcacagctccagctccagctccagcatGGAGGAGAAAGACCATGGATGTTAG
- the mitfa gene encoding melanocyte inducing transcription factor a isoform X5, translating into MLEMLEYSHYQVQSHLESPNKYHIQPAQRQQVRQYLSSSLGGKAGSQPPEHSMPPGAAGSAPNSPMALLTLGTNCEKEMDDVIDDIISLESSYNEDVLGMMDPALQINNQLPVSGSLMDVYNNPGLPLPGIAVGNACAPNIKREFTVLCQIITPAPGMKQVLDKSGSCGQFESYQRSDGFPVEAEVRALAKERQKKDNHNLIERRRRFNINDRIKELGTLIPKSNDPDMRWNKGTILKASVDYIRKLQREQERAKELDCRQRKLEHANRHLMLRIQELEIQARAHGLTVVPSPSLCTSELMARAIKQEPVLGDCPSELYQHNCTPDMSPPTTLDLNNGTITFDHMPADAGDSAHYGSSRTCKMKELVRDNSLGPVSPSDPLLSSMSPDVSNPVSGRHSSSSSSSMEEKDHGC; encoded by the exons ATGCTGGAGATGCTTGAATACAGCCACTATCAG GTGCAGTCCCACCTGGAAAGTCCGAACAAGTACCACATCCAGCCGGCTCAGAGGCAGCAGGTGAGGCAGTACCTGTCCTCCAGTCTGGGCGGGAAAGCCGGCAGCCAGCCGCCCGAGCACAGCATGCCGCCCGGGGCCGCCGGCAGCGCCCCCAACAGTCCCATGGCCCTGCTCACCCTGGGCACCAACTGCGAAAAAGAA ATGGACGACGTCATCGACGACATCATCAGCCTGGAGTCGAGTTACAACGAGGACGTCCTGGGAATGATGGACCCCGCTCTGCAAATCAACAACCAG CTGCCAGTGTCTGGTAGTTTGATGGACGTGTACAACAACCCAGGGCTTCCCCTGCCGGGCATCGCCGTCGGCAACGCATGCGCACCCAACATCAAAAGGGAATTCACAG TGCTTTGCCAAATAATCACTCCAGCTCCCGGCATGAAGCAAGTTCTGGACAAGTCTGGATCCTGTGGCCAGTTTGAAAGCTATCAGAGGTCAGACGGCTTTCCAGTAG AGGCTGAAGTTCGCGCTCTGGCTAAAGAGAGACAAAAGAAGGACAATCACAACCTGA TCGAGCGAAGACGGAGGTTCAACATCAACGATCGCATCAAAGAGCTGGGAACCTTAATACCCAAGTCGAATGACCC AGACATGCGCTGGAATAAGGGCACCATTCTGAAGGCCTCCGTGGATTACATCAGGAAGCTGCAGCGGGAGCAGGAGAGGGCCAAGGAGCTGGACTGCAGGCAGAGGAAGCTGGAGCACGCCAACCGCCACCTGATGCTGAGGATACAG GAGCTGGAGATCCAGGCCCGGGCTCACGGCCTGACCGTCGTGCCGTCCCCGTCGCTCTGCACATCCGAGCTGATGGCGCGGGCCATCAAGCAGGAGCCCGTCCTCGGGGACTGTCCGTCCGAGCTCTACCAGCACAACTGCACCCCGGACATGTCCCCTCCGACCACGCTGGACCTCAACAACGGCACCATCACCTTCGACCACATGCCCGCCGACGCCGGTGACTCGGCCCACTACGGGAGCTCCAGGACGTGTAAAATGAAGGAGCTGGTCAGGGACAACAGCCTGGGACCGGTTTCCCCCAGCGACCCGCTGCTGTCCTCCATGTCGCCTGACGTTTCAAACCCCGTCAGCGGCCGCcacagctccagctccagctccagcatGGAGGAGAAAGACCATGGATGTTAG